In a genomic window of Gloeocapsopsis dulcis:
- a CDS encoding GAF domain-containing protein, with translation MELIKHNKPKILILDDKSELEVVCCVLKQDYEVLIANSESAVLEILTKDVAVLISDRQIPLSTQAGLSATKYPALLWLILTETADTPDLTKAVSTGKVFKCLPKSCSLEALKTAVNQAVDLHNILKLRTQELCSTLHRQSRLNTITNTIRSALNSRQILQTIVDTVGQMLDVSCCILRPFQDNRVVEESFIYQKAKNQASGVIHDWVLVQTVWEARELQIIDDVTSDVRMQNAIAYQQANIASSLIVPLCQQELMAVMAIHQCDRPRQWQDDEIELVTLVADQAALALSQARAYDRISALAQREALINKITTAIRSSLDPQDIFAAITQQLGQALHVDGCALSLWTEEDEFVQCVGLYNRTETESFLSPQQLPQSRSPIAGNPVLQLLLKTQQPVVINDLNQQPEMRGLDLPLSSPAARALLVVPLLADNTSIGSITLRSFYKPRHWQIEEIELAQAVAAQAAIAVQQSRLYQKSCALADRLMELDRQKTHFFQNISHEFRTPLTLMLAPLESAVNQQQDLPVEQAAIALRNSRRLLRLVNQLLDLQRLDAGRMQPSFRPCDLLEFVSQIVESFRPYCEKKELELITEFNPCPLVYLDTEKFDKVIYNLLSNAMKFTPPGGKIKIRVETAGDHCLIQVEDTGIGIAKEQIPHLFKRFHQAEAAVNRSYEGSGLGLALAKELIELHSGQISVESIRKQGTTFTVWLPIGKGHLPLDQILEVPTQVQLRSAAVELADLEIAEADTDNDGIKLAERMLVPNSLVPSQQLSASILVVDDNLDLRTYVSTILTQQGGYQVYTARNGMEGLHLAYSILPDLIVTDLMMPQLSGLEMIWQIRNDKKLKGIPIVLLTAKTDEETRITGTEHGADGYLAKPFNDRELLAEVRNLLALKENERRVVELNTYLTESVLKRFLPPEMVKKAAMGNLALDLRPEPRLITILFSDIVGFTQLANTLRSRRVAELLNEYLETMIRAVFDNGGTVDKFMGDALLALFGAPEEMMPNEQVRHAIATARAMNHSLHQLNKRWYNQNILGKNQSHLIQFRCGIHQGTAVVGMFGSAERADYTAIGPSVNIAARLQQAATPGQILVSAAVADYLDDNEIIKYSPLKLKGVDETVLTFSVRPKPSQN, from the coding sequence ATGGAACTCATCAAACACAATAAGCCAAAAATTCTCATTCTTGATGACAAATCAGAACTTGAGGTAGTTTGTTGCGTTCTCAAGCAAGATTATGAGGTGCTGATTGCCAATTCTGAATCAGCTGTATTAGAAATTTTAACTAAAGATGTAGCAGTCCTGATATCAGATCGTCAAATTCCCTTGAGCACTCAAGCTGGGCTTTCTGCAACAAAGTATCCGGCTCTTTTGTGGCTCATCTTGACGGAAACTGCCGATACACCTGACTTAACTAAGGCAGTAAGTACTGGTAAAGTATTCAAATGCCTGCCAAAATCTTGCTCTTTGGAAGCCTTAAAAACAGCCGTAAACCAAGCTGTTGATCTGCACAATATTCTTAAGCTACGGACACAAGAACTCTGTTCTACACTCCATCGCCAATCACGACTCAATACAATTACAAATACAATTCGCAGCGCTTTAAACTCACGCCAAATCTTACAAACGATTGTGGATACAGTAGGTCAGATGCTAGATGTCAGCTGCTGTATTCTTCGCCCCTTTCAAGATAATCGCGTTGTCGAGGAATCATTTATTTATCAAAAAGCAAAAAATCAGGCTTCAGGTGTCATTCACGACTGGGTTTTAGTCCAAACTGTGTGGGAAGCGCGAGAATTACAAATTATCGACGATGTTACCAGCGATGTGCGGATGCAAAACGCGATCGCATATCAACAAGCAAATATTGCCTCTAGCTTAATTGTACCATTATGCCAACAGGAATTAATGGCAGTTATGGCAATTCATCAATGTGATCGCCCGCGGCAATGGCAAGATGATGAAATCGAGTTAGTGACGCTGGTAGCTGACCAAGCAGCCCTTGCTTTATCGCAGGCACGAGCATATGATCGCATCTCAGCTTTAGCTCAACGCGAAGCTCTGATTAATAAAATTACTACTGCAATTCGCTCTAGTCTCGATCCCCAAGACATTTTTGCCGCAATTACCCAACAACTGGGACAAGCATTACACGTAGACGGCTGTGCTTTGTCACTGTGGACAGAAGAAGACGAATTTGTGCAGTGTGTTGGTTTATACAATCGAACTGAAACCGAATCCTTTTTAAGTCCGCAACAATTACCACAATCACGTTCTCCAATTGCCGGAAATCCAGTTCTGCAACTTTTGCTGAAAACCCAGCAACCAGTTGTAATTAACGACCTCAATCAACAACCAGAAATGCGCGGGCTTGATTTACCGCTTTCCTCTCCCGCAGCGCGGGCTTTATTGGTTGTGCCACTACTTGCGGATAATACTAGTATTGGTAGTATTACACTACGCTCGTTTTACAAACCACGCCACTGGCAAATTGAGGAGATTGAATTAGCCCAGGCTGTCGCAGCACAAGCCGCAATCGCAGTCCAGCAATCGCGGCTATATCAGAAAAGTTGTGCTTTAGCCGATCGCTTAATGGAGTTGGATCGACAAAAAACGCACTTTTTTCAAAACATCTCTCATGAGTTTCGCACTCCACTGACATTAATGCTCGCGCCGCTAGAATCGGCGGTGAATCAGCAACAAGACTTACCGGTAGAGCAAGCGGCGATCGCTTTACGCAATTCCCGTCGTCTACTGCGGTTGGTTAATCAACTACTAGACTTGCAACGACTCGATGCTGGAAGAATGCAGCCGAGTTTTCGCCCTTGCGATTTATTAGAGTTTGTCAGTCAAATTGTTGAATCGTTTCGTCCTTATTGTGAGAAAAAAGAACTCGAACTGATTACCGAATTTAACCCTTGTCCTTTAGTATATTTAGATACAGAAAAATTTGATAAAGTTATTTATAACCTCCTATCAAATGCAATGAAGTTTACTCCTCCAGGGGGTAAAATTAAAATTCGCGTAGAAACAGCAGGAGATCACTGTTTAATTCAGGTCGAAGACACTGGCATTGGTATTGCCAAAGAGCAGATTCCTCATTTGTTCAAACGCTTTCACCAAGCCGAAGCTGCGGTAAATCGCTCTTACGAAGGAAGTGGCTTAGGACTTGCTTTAGCAAAAGAATTAATCGAACTACACTCCGGTCAAATTTCTGTAGAATCAATCCGCAAGCAAGGTACTACATTTACAGTTTGGCTACCTATTGGCAAAGGACATTTACCACTTGACCAAATATTAGAGGTTCCCACCCAAGTTCAACTGCGGAGTGCTGCGGTGGAATTAGCCGATTTAGAGATAGCAGAAGCAGACACAGATAACGATGGCATCAAGCTAGCGGAACGGATGTTAGTTCCCAATTCTCTAGTCCCTAGTCAGCAGCTATCAGCCTCGATTCTTGTTGTTGATGACAATCTCGATTTAAGAACTTACGTTTCGACAATTCTGACTCAACAAGGTGGTTATCAAGTTTATACCGCACGTAATGGCATGGAAGGATTGCATTTAGCATACAGTATTCTTCCAGACTTGATTGTAACTGACTTAATGATGCCGCAACTGTCGGGTTTAGAAATGATTTGGCAGATTCGCAATGATAAGAAACTTAAAGGAATACCAATTGTCCTACTGACGGCAAAAACCGACGAAGAAACTCGGATTACAGGAACCGAACACGGTGCAGATGGGTATCTTGCAAAACCCTTCAACGATCGCGAACTACTGGCAGAAGTCCGAAATCTACTAGCGTTAAAAGAGAATGAGCGTCGTGTTGTTGAGTTGAATACTTACTTAACCGAGTCTGTACTCAAACGTTTTTTGCCACCAGAAATGGTCAAAAAAGCAGCAATGGGGAATCTGGCACTCGATTTACGCCCAGAACCGCGTTTAATTACAATTTTGTTTAGCGATATTGTCGGATTCACGCAACTTGCTAACACATTGCGATCGCGCCGTGTTGCCGAGTTATTAAACGAATACTTAGAAACAATGATCCGCGCTGTATTTGATAATGGTGGAACAGTGGATAAATTTATGGGCGACGCACTTTTAGCACTTTTTGGTGCGCCCGAAGAAATGATGCCAAATGAGCAAGTCCGCCATGCGATCGCCACCGCCCGCGCCATGAATCACTCATTACATCAGTTGAACAAACGTTGGTACAATCAAAACATCTTAGGTAAAAACCAAAGTCACCTGATTCAGTTTCGCTGTGGTATTCATCAAGGGACAGCAGTTGTCGGGATGTTTGGTAGTGCGGAACGTGCTGATTATACGGCAATTGGACCGAGTGTGAATATTGCAGCACGATTACAACAAGCTGCTACACCTGGACAAATTTTAGTTTCTGCTGCTGTTGCCGATTACTTAGACGACAATGAAATTATTAAATACAGCCCCTTAAAACTCAAAGGCGTTGATGAAACCGTTTTAACATTCTCTGTCCGCCCAAAGCCGTCTCAGAATTAA
- the prfC gene encoding peptide chain release factor 3, with amino-acid sequence MTSIDLQPELHTEVERRRNFAIISHPDAGKTTLTEKLLLYGGAIHEAGSVKARRAQRKATSDWMAMEQQRGISITSTVLQFEYKNCQINLLDTPGHQDFSEDTYRTLAAADNAVMLIDAAKGLEPQTRKLFEVCKMRQLPIFTFVNKLDRPGREPLELLDEIEQELGLQTYAVNWPIGMGDRFKGVFDRHHQQIHLYSRVLHGSREAVDTVVDMGDPKIEELLEQDLYYQLKDDLELLEGIGPELDPDLVHQGKMTPVFFGSAMTNFGVELFLNSFLEYALKPGNRNSTVGKIAPTYPEFTGFVFKLQANMDPKHRDRVAFVRVCTGKFEKDMTVNHARTGKTIRLSRPQKLFAQDRESIDNAFPGDVIGLNNPGVFAIGDTIYTGQKIEYEGIPCFSPELFATLRNPNPSKFKQFHKGVSEIREEGAVQIMYSADESKRDPILAAVGQLQFEVVQFRLQQEYGVETLLELLPYTVARWVTNGWEALDKVGRLFNTVTVKDNWGRPVLLFRNEWNCQQLQEDHPELELTAIAPVVSGQQPVDG; translated from the coding sequence ATGACATCTATTGACCTTCAGCCTGAATTGCATACAGAGGTAGAACGTCGGCGTAATTTTGCAATTATTTCCCACCCAGACGCAGGAAAAACGACACTTACAGAAAAGCTCTTACTTTACGGAGGAGCAATTCACGAAGCGGGATCGGTAAAAGCACGACGGGCGCAGCGTAAGGCGACTTCGGACTGGATGGCAATGGAGCAACAAAGAGGCATTTCAATTACCTCAACAGTCTTACAATTTGAATACAAAAATTGTCAAATTAACCTACTCGACACACCAGGACACCAAGATTTTAGTGAAGACACGTACCGGACGCTCGCAGCAGCTGATAATGCAGTCATGCTCATTGATGCGGCAAAAGGTTTGGAACCTCAAACACGGAAGTTGTTTGAAGTTTGTAAAATGCGCCAACTTCCTATTTTTACATTTGTCAACAAGCTTGATCGTCCAGGAAGAGAACCCCTCGAACTGTTAGACGAAATTGAACAGGAATTGGGATTACAAACCTATGCGGTAAATTGGCCAATTGGGATGGGCGATCGCTTTAAAGGTGTTTTTGACCGCCATCACCAGCAAATTCACTTGTATTCCCGCGTTCTACACGGTAGTCGCGAAGCTGTAGACACGGTAGTCGATATGGGTGACCCTAAAATTGAAGAACTTTTAGAGCAAGATTTATATTATCAGCTAAAAGACGATCTAGAACTTTTAGAAGGCATTGGACCTGAACTTGACCCAGATTTAGTTCACCAAGGAAAAATGACGCCTGTGTTTTTTGGGAGTGCAATGACTAACTTCGGGGTAGAACTATTTCTAAATTCTTTCCTGGAATACGCACTCAAACCAGGTAACCGCAATAGTACTGTTGGGAAAATTGCGCCGACGTATCCAGAATTTACGGGATTTGTGTTCAAACTCCAAGCAAACATGGACCCGAAACATCGCGATCGCGTTGCGTTTGTCCGCGTGTGTACAGGAAAGTTTGAAAAGGACATGACCGTTAATCACGCGCGTACTGGAAAAACAATTCGGCTATCACGTCCACAAAAATTATTCGCGCAAGATCGAGAATCAATTGATAATGCGTTTCCAGGCGACGTCATTGGTTTAAATAATCCTGGCGTATTTGCGATCGGTGATACTATTTACACAGGTCAAAAAATCGAGTACGAAGGAATTCCTTGTTTTTCACCAGAATTGTTTGCAACACTGCGAAATCCTAACCCCTCAAAATTTAAGCAATTTCACAAAGGTGTTTCCGAAATCCGCGAAGAAGGCGCAGTACAGATTATGTACTCTGCAGATGAGTCAAAACGCGATCCAATTCTTGCCGCAGTTGGACAACTACAGTTTGAAGTCGTTCAATTTCGCTTACAGCAGGAGTATGGTGTAGAAACGCTGCTGGAGTTATTACCATACACTGTTGCACGTTGGGTTACCAACGGCTGGGAAGCTTTAGACAAGGTAGGGCGCTTGTTCAACACTGTAACAGTAAAAGATAATTGGGGGCGTCCTGTGTTACTATTCCGCAATGAGTGGAATTGTCAGCAACTGCAGGAAGATCATCCAGAACTAGAGTTAACGGCGATCGCTCCTGTTGTTTCCGGTCAACAACCAGTTGATGGATAA
- a CDS encoding DUF4870 domain-containing protein produces MYDSDQRKIVSVLCHGSIFFSTTLVAIAIPLAALFLSTDPVVKDNAKEAINFHFNVWLYGIIIGVLAFVTLGALGLILGPILFLFHWGLPILGIVQLLNNPDQVYRYPFIFRVF; encoded by the coding sequence ATGTACGATTCAGATCAACGAAAAATTGTTTCAGTATTGTGCCATGGCTCAATTTTCTTTAGTACAACGTTAGTGGCGATAGCCATTCCACTGGCTGCGTTATTTTTATCAACTGACCCTGTTGTAAAAGATAATGCTAAAGAGGCAATTAATTTTCATTTTAATGTCTGGCTATATGGCATCATTATTGGCGTACTAGCTTTTGTCACCCTAGGTGCATTAGGGCTAATTTTGGGACCAATTTTATTTCTATTCCATTGGGGACTGCCAATTTTAGGAATCGTGCAGCTTTTGAATAATCCCGATCAAGTTTACCGTTATCCCTTCATTTTTCGCGTGTTTTAA
- the hemB gene encoding porphobilinogen synthase: MFPNHRPRRLRTHPQLRRMVRETVLTTNDLIYPLFAVPGEGIAKEVKSMPGVYQLSVDKIAEEAKEVYDLGIPGIILFGIPEDKDTDATGAWHDCGIVQKAATAVKEVVPDLIVIADTCLCEYTAHGHCGYLEVGDLTGKVLNDPTLELLKKTAVSQAKAGADIIAPSGMMDGFVQAIRVALDDAGYQDTPILSYAAKYASAYYGPFRDAAESAPQFGDRRTYQMDPGNAREALKEIGLDIAEGADMLMVKPALAYMDIIWRVKEASNLPVAAYNVSGEYSMIKAAALNGWIDEQRVVLETLTSFKRAGTDLILTYHAKDAARWLQ, encoded by the coding sequence ATGTTTCCTAATCATCGCCCTCGCCGCTTGAGAACCCATCCCCAGCTACGTCGGATGGTACGTGAAACGGTTTTAACAACCAACGATTTAATTTATCCCCTGTTTGCTGTCCCTGGTGAAGGCATTGCCAAAGAAGTAAAATCAATGCCTGGTGTTTACCAGTTATCGGTAGATAAAATTGCCGAAGAAGCAAAGGAAGTTTACGACTTAGGAATTCCTGGGATTATCTTGTTTGGAATTCCTGAAGATAAAGATACCGATGCTACTGGCGCGTGGCACGATTGTGGTATTGTCCAAAAAGCTGCTACTGCGGTTAAAGAAGTAGTTCCAGACTTGATTGTGATTGCTGATACGTGTTTGTGTGAGTACACTGCGCACGGACACTGTGGCTATCTGGAAGTTGGAGACTTAACAGGGAAAGTTCTCAACGATCCCACATTAGAATTATTAAAGAAAACCGCAGTGTCTCAAGCCAAAGCTGGAGCAGATATTATTGCACCATCAGGAATGATGGATGGCTTTGTACAAGCGATTCGCGTCGCGTTGGATGATGCGGGTTATCAAGACACTCCAATTTTGTCTTATGCGGCAAAGTACGCTTCAGCGTATTATGGTCCTTTCCGCGATGCGGCGGAATCAGCACCACAGTTTGGCGATCGCAGAACTTATCAAATGGACCCTGGTAATGCACGGGAAGCATTAAAAGAAATTGGGCTTGATATTGCTGAAGGTGCAGATATGCTGATGGTTAAGCCCGCGTTAGCGTACATGGACATTATCTGGCGCGTCAAGGAAGCGAGTAACTTACCTGTTGCAGCGTATAACGTCTCAGGTGAGTATTCGATGATTAAAGCAGCGGCGCTAAATGGGTGGATTGACGAACAGCGCGTAGTTCTAGAAACATTGACAAGCTTCAAACGTGCTGGAACCGATTTGATTTTAACTTATCACGCTAAAGATGCAGCACGATGGTTACAGTAA
- a CDS encoding DUF29 family protein, with protein sequence MEELITLKQLLHEGKLTEALELVEELEEMSKSDKLNKIFSYGIILLLHLIKQSAENRSTKSWETSIFNAVKQIQRTNQRQKARGTYLTAEELAETLQDAYESALRQASVEAFEGRYEVDKIAQMVDERELLANALHLILSQK encoded by the coding sequence ATGGAAGAATTAATTACGCTTAAACAACTTCTTCATGAGGGCAAATTGACAGAAGCTCTAGAGTTGGTTGAAGAATTAGAAGAAATGAGTAAATCTGATAAACTCAATAAAATTTTTAGTTATGGAATTATCTTATTATTACATTTAATCAAACAATCTGCAGAAAATCGCTCTACTAAATCTTGGGAAACTTCTATTTTTAATGCTGTAAAACAAATTCAACGGACTAATCAGCGGCAAAAAGCAAGAGGCACTTACCTGACTGCAGAAGAATTAGCAGAAACATTACAAGATGCTTATGAATCAGCATTGAGGCAAGCATCTGTAGAAGCATTTGAGGGACGATATGAGGTCGATAAAATTGCTCAAATGGTTGATGAGAGGGAACTTTTAGCAAATGCGTTGCATTTAATTCTTTCGCAAAAATAA
- a CDS encoding metallophosphoesterase family protein, with protein sequence MNSAPQLLSDPFLQLPTETTVNVVWFTEFVGTEHKVFYGKNLEHSAIATTTKLSRTREDQDSKIKIDPPYQQPAPRNIWRHEATVRDLTFGDRLAYRVTSTTEDGKTVSSREFTLAPKPPAGTPLKILLTSDHQLKPMTAANLQKVVETVGRVDAVFFAGDMVNVPDRASEWFDDSRGCAFFPCLQGRGSYDLTKNGNKTTYTGGEIIQHAPLFSTIGNHEVMGRYAHSDSLDGEFDDAVPRTIAKARLNTRDRTIKDHSFNTDTYEEIFTLPKSDSGGKTYYALSFGDIRLVVLYATNSWRYPNLDGKFKGKYREREADLNQPENWGYGQHIFEAIAPGSSQYAWLQQELCGPEFQQAKFKIVMLHHPPHSLGGNIVPAYTAPVQSIERHEDGTTKAIRYEYPQDADYLIRDVVPLLEAANVQLVFYGHSHLWNRFVSPSGTHYLETSNVGNSYGAHLGENKRPVPVGYQENYAATGDPNGREPIMPTIAPFFDDNGKPTPYIASNNITVFSIFDTVSSLITSYAFDTREPNSKVVKFDEFQLK encoded by the coding sequence ATGAATTCTGCGCCGCAACTGTTAAGCGATCCCTTTTTGCAATTACCAACAGAAACGACAGTTAATGTTGTTTGGTTTACCGAATTTGTTGGAACTGAACACAAAGTCTTTTATGGTAAAAATCTAGAACACAGTGCGATTGCAACGACAACAAAACTCAGCCGCACGCGGGAAGACCAAGACTCTAAAATCAAGATTGACCCCCCCTATCAACAGCCAGCGCCACGGAACATTTGGCGACATGAAGCAACTGTTCGCGATTTAACTTTTGGCGATCGCCTTGCTTATCGCGTTACTAGCACAACAGAAGACGGAAAAACTGTCAGCAGTCGCGAATTTACTCTCGCACCCAAACCCCCAGCCGGAACACCACTCAAAATTCTCTTAACTTCAGATCACCAACTCAAACCAATGACTGCGGCAAATTTGCAGAAAGTGGTAGAAACGGTTGGACGAGTAGACGCAGTGTTTTTTGCGGGTGATATGGTAAATGTCCCCGATCGCGCCTCTGAATGGTTTGACGATAGTCGAGGTTGTGCTTTTTTTCCTTGTTTGCAAGGTCGTGGGAGTTACGATTTAACCAAGAATGGTAATAAGACGACTTACACAGGCGGAGAAATCATTCAACACGCACCGCTATTTTCTACAATTGGCAATCATGAGGTGATGGGGCGGTATGCACACAGTGATAGCTTAGATGGTGAGTTTGATGATGCGGTTCCGCGTACGATCGCCAAAGCAAGATTGAATACACGCGATCGCACAATTAAAGATCATTCCTTTAATACTGACACCTATGAAGAAATTTTTACTTTACCCAAAAGTGATTCGGGAGGAAAAACATACTACGCACTTAGCTTTGGTGATATTCGATTAGTTGTGTTGTATGCGACAAATTCTTGGCGCTATCCCAATCTCGATGGCAAGTTTAAGGGTAAATATCGCGAACGCGAAGCAGATTTAAATCAGCCAGAAAATTGGGGTTATGGACAACATATTTTTGAGGCGATCGCGCCTGGTAGTTCTCAATACGCCTGGTTGCAGCAAGAACTTTGTGGCCCAGAATTTCAACAAGCAAAATTCAAAATTGTGATGTTGCATCATCCACCCCATTCGCTTGGCGGAAATATCGTACCAGCTTACACCGCTCCTGTGCAAAGTATTGAACGCCACGAAGATGGCACTACTAAAGCTATACGCTACGAATATCCCCAAGATGCCGATTATCTGATCCGCGATGTTGTTCCCCTACTAGAAGCAGCAAATGTGCAACTTGTATTTTATGGTCATTCGCATCTCTGGAATCGGTTTGTTAGCCCTAGTGGAACGCATTATTTAGAAACATCGAATGTTGGTAACTCTTACGGTGCGCACCTCGGCGAAAACAAACGACCTGTTCCTGTTGGCTATCAGGAAAACTACGCAGCAACAGGAGATCCTAATGGGCGAGAACCAATTATGCCAACAATTGCACCTTTTTTTGATGACAATGGTAAACCCACTCCATATATTGCAAGTAACAATATCACAGTTTTTAGTATTTTTGATACAGTCAGTAGTTTAATTACTAGCTATGCATTTGACACGCGAGAACCTAATTCAAAAGTTGTCAAGTTTGATGAGTTTCAGTTGAAATAA
- a CDS encoding metal ABC transporter ATP-binding protein has protein sequence MTSHISNSHPILKVENLTVHQHSYCAVRDVSFKLLPGTNTAIVGPNGAGKSTLVQAILNLIPHSFGKVEIFDRPIERLGYLRHQLGYVPQNFIFDRSFPLSVSELVGLGWVKKGRSSFWWNTGKPEKKAAIAQALRRVGVYHLRNQAIGTLSGGEMKRVLLAYCLVLPRKLLILDEAFAGVDVQGAADFYNLLHELQQEEGWTVLQISHDIDMVSRHCDRVICLNQTLVCTGTPEVALSPQNLLATYGPSFSRYQHQH, from the coding sequence ATGACATCGCATATTAGTAACTCACATCCGATTTTAAAAGTAGAGAACTTGACTGTTCACCAACATAGCTATTGTGCTGTGCGTGATGTTTCCTTTAAATTATTACCAGGGACAAATACTGCAATTGTTGGTCCCAACGGGGCGGGGAAAAGTACATTAGTACAAGCCATTCTCAATTTAATTCCTCACTCCTTTGGTAAGGTAGAAATTTTTGATCGCCCCATCGAACGCCTAGGATACTTACGCCACCAGTTAGGATACGTACCCCAAAACTTTATCTTTGACCGGAGTTTTCCACTATCGGTAAGTGAATTAGTAGGCTTAGGTTGGGTGAAAAAGGGACGAAGTTCTTTTTGGTGGAATACTGGAAAACCAGAAAAAAAAGCAGCGATCGCTCAAGCTTTGCGTCGAGTTGGAGTTTATCATTTACGGAATCAAGCGATTGGTACGCTTAGCGGTGGAGAGATGAAGCGGGTGTTACTGGCGTATTGCTTGGTGCTACCCCGAAAACTGCTTATATTAGATGAAGCCTTTGCCGGTGTCGATGTGCAAGGCGCAGCAGACTTTTATAATTTACTGCACGAACTTCAGCAAGAAGAAGGCTGGACAGTACTTCAAATTTCTCATGATATTGATATGGTAAGTCGGCACTGCGATCGCGTAATTTGTCTCAATCAAACTCTTGTTTGCACCGGAACCCCAGAAGTCGCCCTTTCCCCCCAAAACTTACTTGCGACTTATGGTCCTAGTTTTAGTCGCTATCAACATCAGCATTGA
- a CDS encoding metal ABC transporter substrate-binding protein — MIRQKRQQRRHKHSILSLVTLLLLATAAGCNQATQQTQTQQTQEAAAPQQSEQIRVVATFLPMYWFTRAVAGDRAQVEILVPPGTEVHDYQATPTDVQAIATADILVKNGLGMEDFLDSTIQNAGNPNLQQIDASSGIETVGEISPVESAGGHGHSHDQGDSDGGNPHVWLDPVLAKQQVENIRDGLIAADPANKDAYQANAAAYIQQLEQTHNQFQQSLQQYPNCTFITFHDAYPYLANRYQLQQVAVVEIPEDQPSPGDIQRAVNAVKKYDAQAIFSEPGVDNSLIQSLSQDLNLTVYSIDPLEAGPTDPQHYFTAMSENLQTIESACQ; from the coding sequence GTGATTCGCCAGAAGAGGCAACAACGTCGTCACAAGCACAGTATTTTGTCACTAGTCACACTTTTATTGCTGGCAACGGCTGCAGGTTGTAATCAAGCCACACAACAGACTCAAACACAGCAAACTCAGGAAGCAGCAGCACCACAACAGTCAGAACAAATTCGAGTCGTTGCGACATTTTTGCCGATGTATTGGTTTACCAGGGCAGTTGCAGGTGACAGGGCACAGGTAGAGATTTTAGTACCTCCAGGAACCGAAGTCCATGACTATCAAGCAACACCTACAGACGTACAAGCGATCGCCACGGCGGATATATTAGTTAAAAATGGCTTGGGGATGGAAGATTTTCTAGACAGTACAATTCAAAATGCTGGAAATCCAAATTTACAACAAATCGATGCTTCCAGTGGTATTGAAACTGTAGGAGAAATTTCTCCAGTTGAATCTGCTGGAGGACACGGTCATAGTCACGATCAGGGTGACTCAGATGGGGGGAACCCTCATGTCTGGCTAGATCCTGTCTTAGCCAAACAACAAGTCGAAAATATTCGTGATGGTTTAATTGCTGCTGATCCAGCAAACAAAGATGCTTATCAAGCTAATGCAGCTGCTTATATTCAACAGTTAGAACAAACCCACAATCAATTTCAACAAAGCCTGCAACAATATCCTAACTGCACTTTTATCACCTTCCATGATGCGTATCCTTACTTAGCAAATCGCTATCAACTTCAGCAAGTTGCGGTGGTTGAAATTCCTGAAGATCAACCTTCGCCAGGAGATATTCAAAGAGCAGTTAATGCAGTAAAGAAGTATGATGCCCAAGCAATATTTTCTGAACCTGGAGTAGATAATAGCTTGATCCAAAGTTTGTCTCAAGATTTGAACTTAACAGTGTATTCGATTGATCCTTTGGAAGCAGGACCAACTGATCCCCAACATTACTTCACTGCAATGAGCGAGAATCTCCAAACTATCGAATCGGCGTGTCAGTAA